The following proteins come from a genomic window of Limnochordia bacterium:
- a CDS encoding glycoside hydrolase: protein MNSRVCKSMISTCFSIIIVMAVFPVDNLILGKSPGLARLLLTEDYVIMHRSPNPSNVYLYSPGIARLDSGRLVAVCRQGGEGLVGDPGMIFTSDDGGETWVQRGTFPFIQARPFVAGGTLYIIGQGNHLGQSGDIRIICSLDEGDTWSKVSTLTSGQQWHASPCNVIYANGRVYLVIERIVDEGFRGWPVSVLAPVVLAASVDDDLMERLSWTFSNEITFRDEVREESIHGIGVPFWPYEGMPPERYMAEVGWLESNIVQFYDPKHVWYDPDGKTFYLWMRAHTGATNYAAIAKVVESEEGELTVSLASAPSGKPIVYVPCPGGQMRFHITYDDVSKTYWLLSSQATDSMTRPELLPDDRYNLPDNERHRLALHFSTNCIDWCFVGLVAVGDTPKQARHYASMAIDDGDLVILSRSGDKDAKTAHDGNMITFHRVKDFRNLMY, encoded by the coding sequence ATGAATAGTCGGGTCTGTAAGTCAATGATTAGTACTTGCTTCTCTATAATAATAGTAATGGCGGTGTTTCCGGTGGATAATCTCATTTTGGGCAAAAGTCCCGGGTTGGCTAGATTACTTTTAACGGAAGACTACGTTATTATGCATAGATCACCGAATCCGAGTAACGTGTATCTTTACTCGCCGGGTATTGCTAGATTGGATTCGGGAAGGCTTGTGGCCGTATGTAGACAAGGTGGTGAAGGTTTAGTTGGTGATCCTGGGATGATCTTCACATCCGATGATGGAGGAGAAACCTGGGTGCAGCGGGGTACTTTTCCCTTTATTCAAGCGAGACCTTTCGTTGCAGGAGGTACCCTGTATATCATAGGTCAGGGAAACCATTTAGGGCAGTCGGGAGATATTAGGATTATTTGCTCCCTAGATGAGGGTGATACATGGAGCAAAGTCTCTACTCTGACATCTGGACAACAGTGGCATGCTTCTCCCTGCAACGTTATTTATGCAAATGGACGGGTATACCTTGTAATAGAGCGAATCGTGGATGAGGGCTTTCGAGGCTGGCCTGTTTCTGTTCTGGCTCCCGTTGTGTTAGCTGCTTCAGTTGATGATGATCTTATGGAACGTTTGTCATGGACCTTTTCAAATGAGATCACGTTTCGGGATGAGGTACGCGAAGAGTCCATCCACGGAATCGGTGTTCCCTTTTGGCCCTATGAAGGGATGCCGCCTGAACGATATATGGCTGAGGTAGGGTGGCTTGAGAGCAATATTGTACAGTTTTACGATCCGAAGCACGTTTGGTATGATCCCGATGGAAAGACTTTCTACCTGTGGATGCGGGCCCATACAGGTGCGACCAACTACGCTGCCATCGCCAAAGTAGTAGAGTCGGAAGAAGGAGAGCTTACCGTTAGTCTTGCTAGTGCGCCTTCGGGAAAGCCGATTGTATATGTACCATGTCCTGGTGGTCAAATGAGGTTTCACATTACTTATGATGATGTATCGAAGACCTATTGGTTATTATCTAGTCAGGCTACGGACTCCATGACCCGTCCGGAGCTACTTCCCGATGATCGGTATAACCTACCCGATAATGAGCGCCATCGATTAGCTTTACATTTTTCTACTAACTGCATCGATTGGTGTTTTGTTGGGTTAGTGGCGGTGGGAGATACGCCAAAGCAAGCGCGTCATTACGCAAGCATGGCCATTGACGATGGGGACCTTGTGATCTTAAGCCGCTCCGGCGATAAGGATGCTAAGACAGCCCACGATGGCAACATGATCACTTTCCACCGGGTAAAGGACTTTAGAAACCTAATGTACTAA